One genomic window of Desmospora activa DSM 45169 includes the following:
- a CDS encoding phosphotransferase, with product MSDTATRIKEWTDEPRLLQVLDYRYGFQLRDAHPVGGVLKLSTEQGVYALKRARDREEKRWQLVEELAKHIQAAGEVQIPIPQKTRQGQRTFAGFKRSYVLLPWIEGEHRPWDQRGWMRVAEHLARFHLASKGFVPSTTLRGLNHAGEWKKIWSRMQQQVEMFKLAADLGEEYAAVDRLWIRQCAFAEGMLETALRYLDKTGGDELVAETRRTGEACHLNIHGKNVLWQGENPCFIDWNCVVLDVRTRDLARYLLHAFARTGGMEAVTASLRAYQEYSPLKEEEYGLIYAQLLFPHRLMRSLHDIYQERKVPAYLAKGHLSASIDQEETKLQLLRQFPTTIKQEFGVTIPEVDWLKNSREEGMVTG from the coding sequence ATGAGCGACACAGCCACCCGTATCAAGGAATGGACGGATGAACCGCGTTTGCTCCAAGTGTTGGATTATCGCTATGGGTTTCAACTGAGGGATGCTCACCCCGTTGGAGGGGTGCTCAAATTGTCAACTGAGCAAGGGGTATATGCCCTTAAACGGGCGCGGGACCGAGAAGAGAAACGGTGGCAATTGGTGGAGGAACTGGCTAAGCATATTCAAGCGGCGGGAGAAGTCCAGATTCCGATCCCGCAGAAAACACGCCAGGGACAGCGTACATTTGCCGGATTTAAGCGCTCGTATGTGCTGCTTCCCTGGATTGAAGGGGAACACCGCCCATGGGATCAACGAGGGTGGATGCGGGTGGCGGAGCATTTGGCCCGCTTTCATTTGGCATCCAAGGGCTTTGTTCCCTCTACAACCCTGCGCGGTCTTAATCATGCGGGAGAGTGGAAAAAGATCTGGTCTCGTATGCAGCAACAGGTGGAGATGTTTAAGCTGGCGGCGGATCTGGGTGAAGAGTACGCCGCAGTCGATCGGTTGTGGATCAGACAGTGTGCCTTTGCAGAAGGGATGCTGGAGACGGCGCTTCGCTACTTGGATAAAACGGGCGGAGATGAACTGGTGGCAGAGACGCGGCGAACCGGAGAAGCATGCCACCTTAACATTCATGGGAAAAATGTGTTGTGGCAGGGAGAGAACCCATGTTTCATCGACTGGAATTGTGTCGTGCTAGATGTACGGACCCGTGACTTGGCCCGTTACCTTTTGCACGCTTTTGCTCGAACCGGGGGCATGGAAGCTGTGACCGCCTCTTTGCGGGCCTATCAAGAGTATTCCCCGTTGAAGGAGGAGGAATATGGGCTGATCTACGCCCAGCTGTTGTTTCCCCATCGCCTGATGCGCTCTCTCCACGATATCTACCAGGAGCGAAAAGTTCCCGCCTATCTGGCCAAGGGCCACCTTTCTGCCTCGATTGACCAGGAGGAGACGAAGCTGCAACTATTGCGCCAATTTCCCACTACCATCAAACAGGAATTTGGCGTTACCATTCCTGAAGTGGATTGGCTAAAAAACAGCCGAGAAGAGGGAATGGTGACCGGTTGA
- a CDS encoding MBL fold metallo-hydrolase, which produces MNRWDDVLEVRLPLPFPLQVVKAYLIRGCTGWTIVDTGLHSSEGIQTWEAIRKQEGFQWEDVEQIVLTHYHPDHYGLSGWLQLQTGAPVRISRTDFDQAQLFWGDGSRQPEAMAAFYREHGLEQEWADQIPAHLRRFNRWITPHPQPVWLEAGETIRLGDRTYEILHTPGHADGHLSFYDSERGWLLGGDFLLPRITPNISLWPGCDPNPLHTYLSTLNRMKSLPVKRVFPAHGEMFEHYRERIEQLEQHHQKRLRSMRQWVEQEELTATEVCFREFGQNLSIHNLRFALAETLAHLEYLRQQGESDRQKREGHWRYSA; this is translated from the coding sequence ATGAATCGATGGGATGATGTATTGGAAGTGCGTTTGCCCTTGCCGTTTCCGCTACAGGTGGTAAAAGCGTATCTAATCAGGGGTTGCACGGGATGGACGATTGTGGATACCGGCTTACACAGTTCAGAGGGGATACAGACATGGGAAGCGATACGGAAACAGGAGGGCTTTCAGTGGGAGGATGTGGAACAAATTGTGCTCACCCATTATCATCCGGATCATTACGGTTTATCCGGGTGGTTACAGCTGCAAACCGGTGCACCGGTGCGCATCTCACGCACTGATTTTGACCAAGCGCAGCTATTCTGGGGTGATGGGAGTCGTCAGCCGGAGGCGATGGCCGCTTTTTACCGGGAGCATGGATTAGAGCAGGAATGGGCTGATCAGATTCCCGCTCATCTGCGCCGGTTTAACCGCTGGATCACACCCCATCCGCAGCCGGTATGGCTGGAAGCGGGCGAGACGATTCGCTTGGGAGATCGTACATACGAAATCTTGCATACTCCAGGGCATGCGGACGGTCATCTCAGCTTTTATGACTCAGAGCGCGGTTGGCTACTCGGGGGCGACTTCCTGTTGCCTAGAATTACGCCTAATATCAGCCTGTGGCCGGGTTGTGATCCCAATCCACTCCACACATACCTCTCTACCCTCAATCGCATGAAATCCCTTCCGGTTAAACGGGTGTTTCCCGCCCATGGCGAAATGTTTGAACATTACCGCGAACGGATTGAACAGCTGGAACAACATCATCAAAAACGCCTTCGTTCCATGCGCCAGTGGGTGGAACAGGAGGAGCTTACAGCGACGGAAGTTTGCTTTCGCGAATTCGGTCAAAATTTATCGATTCACAATCTGCGCTTCGCCTTGGCGGAAACGTTGGCCCATTTGGAGTATCTACGTCAGCAGGGAGAGAGCGATCGCCAAAAACGAGAGGGCCATTGGCGCTATTCTGCTTAA
- a CDS encoding SDR family oxidoreductase — MGEYHNPVVLVTGSSYGLGKMTALVLAEAGWTVAVHHRDSEEKGREVVSRICNRGGQAHLFQGDLLQSGTPKRLVDQVVEKWGRLDALVYAVGPFVRERRRFADYRQEEVESLVTGNLTSAMMTVHAALPVMRQSRFGRIVLFGFGRVGEVPAWPDRAVYAAAKTGLASFTKTVAVEEASFGITVNMVCPGDIVGENKERRIRDVRDRSDEETPLGRPGSGEDVARVIRFLCARDADFTTGNVIAVTGALDVIHPVSKAPLGESER, encoded by the coding sequence ATGGGAGAATATCATAATCCCGTTGTACTGGTGACGGGAAGCTCCTACGGATTGGGGAAGATGACAGCCCTGGTGCTGGCGGAGGCCGGGTGGACGGTGGCGGTGCACCATCGCGATTCCGAGGAGAAAGGAAGAGAAGTAGTATCCCGCATTTGTAATCGCGGGGGACAAGCGCATCTATTCCAAGGAGATCTGTTGCAATCCGGTACTCCGAAGCGATTGGTGGATCAAGTCGTAGAGAAGTGGGGACGGCTGGATGCGCTTGTCTATGCGGTCGGCCCCTTTGTGCGGGAACGACGTCGTTTTGCCGATTATCGCCAAGAAGAGGTGGAATCGTTGGTAACCGGCAATCTCACCAGTGCTATGATGACCGTACATGCGGCTTTACCTGTGATGCGACAATCTCGATTTGGCCGGATTGTGCTGTTTGGCTTTGGGCGGGTAGGTGAGGTGCCGGCGTGGCCGGATCGGGCGGTATATGCAGCAGCCAAGACAGGGTTGGCCTCTTTCACCAAGACGGTAGCGGTGGAAGAGGCGTCCTTTGGTATCACCGTCAACATGGTGTGTCCGGGGGATATTGTGGGAGAAAACAAAGAACGGCGCATCCGAGATGTGCGCGATCGAAGCGATGAAGAAACACCGTTGGGTCGTCCCGGCTCTGGTGAGGATGTGGCCCGTGTCATCCGTTTTTTATGTGCGCGGGATGCTGATTTTACCACCGGAAACGTGATTGCGGTCACGGGTGCCCTCGATGTGATCCACCCCGTCTCCAAGGCGCCGCTGGGAGAAAGTGAGCGATGA
- a CDS encoding sensor histidine kinase has translation MSVRRKLFLAMAFLILAMGVFFTLVTQFVIKASLEHMDLADRRKEIEQLSNRFIDYYQKNDDSWEGVQQLRIGSEAENLHRDVQFLLLSPDQKLLYESEDTDYTIVKRLGIPDEVKIDGETIATLYYLDSEVANISKLQIGISSSVTFLLLTSAIVFVAVSLLVAYWLSKRLTAPLQEIVPVIDRLGQGELGVQAPVRTKDEYGTIANGFNHMSKQLQRAEEVRRNLVADVAHELRTPLTIIRGKLDLLQQSGRSVNPESLLPLQDELIRLTRLVDDLHQLSLAEANRLPLERKPTDLLILLRRILDRIASDAEEAGVKIALVSRVDAAVVFVDPNRMTQVFLNLLVNALRYTPAGGSVTVTVEEEPEENQGNDFLRVVIADTGIGIAPDQLPFLFDRFYRTDEARTRNSGGTGLGLAIAKELVVAHNGTIEVESQPGQGTTFIIRLPDGKKASSSGTSSSV, from the coding sequence ATGAGCGTCAGAAGAAAACTGTTTCTCGCGATGGCTTTCTTGATACTCGCGATGGGCGTGTTCTTCACTCTTGTGACCCAGTTTGTCATTAAGGCCTCCCTTGAACACATGGATTTGGCAGATCGAAGGAAAGAGATTGAGCAGTTGTCCAATCGGTTTATCGACTACTATCAAAAAAACGACGATTCATGGGAGGGCGTGCAACAGCTTCGCATCGGGAGTGAAGCTGAAAATCTCCATCGCGATGTCCAGTTTTTATTGCTCTCTCCTGATCAAAAGTTGTTGTACGAGTCAGAGGACACCGATTATACCATTGTGAAGCGATTAGGCATTCCAGACGAGGTAAAGATAGACGGAGAAACCATTGCCACCCTGTATTATCTCGATTCGGAAGTCGCCAATATTTCCAAGTTGCAGATCGGGATCAGCAGCTCTGTTACCTTCCTGTTGCTTACCAGTGCCATCGTCTTTGTCGCGGTTTCTCTTCTGGTCGCCTATTGGTTGTCTAAACGACTGACAGCGCCCTTGCAGGAGATTGTGCCGGTAATCGATCGTCTGGGACAAGGAGAATTGGGGGTTCAGGCTCCTGTACGAACCAAGGATGAGTACGGTACGATTGCAAACGGCTTTAACCATATGTCCAAACAGCTGCAACGGGCGGAAGAAGTCCGCCGCAATCTGGTTGCAGATGTTGCACACGAACTGCGGACACCGTTAACCATAATTCGAGGGAAGCTGGATCTCCTTCAGCAAAGCGGCCGTTCTGTCAATCCGGAAAGCTTGCTGCCACTGCAAGATGAACTGATCCGTTTAACCCGTCTCGTCGACGATCTTCATCAATTATCACTGGCGGAGGCAAACAGACTGCCGCTTGAACGGAAACCGACAGATCTTCTTATCCTGTTGCGTCGAATTCTCGATCGGATCGCCTCTGACGCGGAAGAGGCAGGGGTGAAGATTGCGCTGGTGAGTCGTGTTGATGCAGCGGTGGTGTTTGTCGACCCGAATCGTATGACACAAGTGTTCCTCAACTTGCTTGTCAACGCTCTTCGCTATACTCCTGCAGGAGGGAGTGTGACGGTCACCGTAGAGGAGGAGCCAGAGGAGAATCAAGGGAACGATTTTCTGCGGGTTGTGATTGCTGATACTGGAATCGGCATTGCACCCGATCAGCTTCCTTTTCTATTCGATCGTTTTTATCGAACCGATGAAGCACGGACGCGAAATAGCGGCGGGACAGGGTTGGGTTTGGCAATTGCAAAGGAACTTGTGGTGGCCCATAATGGAACCATTGAAGTGGAGAGTCAGCCTGGTCAGGGCACGACTTTCATCATTCGATTGCCTGATGGAAAGAAAGCATCATCATCGGGTACAAGCTCGTCGGTTTAA
- a CDS encoding TIGR01457 family HAD-type hydrolase has translation MNQRYRGYLIDLDGTLFRGREVIEGGLSLIMGLEKRGIPYLYLTNNASRRPEQVAERLQAFGYPAQPEQVVTSAQATAHWMRERFHRPAVYAIGEEGLQEALREAGCTFSEQQPDAVVMGIDRSYSYEKMKTACLAIRAGARFIGTNGDLALPTDEGLLPGNGSLIAGVAAATGTQPVLIGKPERPIMDFALERLGTAPEETLVVGDNLMTDIQAGVNAGIDTLLVFSGVTTPAEYRQATIQATHTCDDLREWEYL, from the coding sequence ATGAATCAGCGCTACCGTGGATATTTAATCGACCTAGACGGAACCTTGTTTCGGGGACGGGAAGTGATCGAGGGAGGGCTTTCCTTGATTATGGGCTTGGAAAAACGGGGGATTCCGTATCTCTATCTCACCAACAACGCTTCCCGCAGGCCGGAGCAGGTGGCGGAAAGGCTGCAAGCATTTGGCTATCCCGCCCAACCGGAACAGGTGGTTACCTCGGCTCAGGCAACGGCCCATTGGATGAGGGAGAGATTCCACCGTCCCGCCGTCTACGCCATTGGGGAAGAAGGGTTACAAGAAGCTTTGCGAGAAGCGGGATGCACTTTCAGTGAACAGCAGCCCGATGCGGTTGTGATGGGGATTGACCGCTCTTATTCTTACGAGAAGATGAAGACGGCCTGTTTGGCGATTCGCGCCGGTGCCCGTTTTATCGGAACCAATGGCGATCTGGCCCTGCCGACGGATGAGGGGCTTTTGCCTGGAAATGGCTCCTTGATCGCAGGGGTGGCTGCAGCTACCGGCACACAACCGGTTTTGATTGGGAAGCCGGAACGGCCCATCATGGATTTTGCTTTGGAACGGCTGGGTACCGCTCCGGAGGAGACCTTGGTTGTCGGAGATAATTTGATGACTGATATCCAGGCCGGTGTCAACGCCGGCATTGATACTTTGCTGGTATTTAGCGGGGTGACCACGCCTGCAGAATACCGACAGGCAACCATTCAAGCCACCCATACCTGCGATGATCTGCGGGAGTGGGAGTATCTCTAG
- a CDS encoding spore coat protein, protein MQQQNNQAQNQQQATPQHSTGLPQVKGPEMNDRDRINDVLAMEKYMTTAYNIAVNEASTDPLYQTQMSILTNLHRAQRDLYNAMSAKGWYKTDPADVQKVNQAFQQFNNYHTQFPYS, encoded by the coding sequence ATGCAGCAGCAAAACAATCAAGCACAAAACCAACAGCAAGCCACTCCGCAGCACTCCACCGGCCTACCTCAGGTGAAAGGGCCAGAGATGAACGATCGCGATCGTATCAATGATGTGCTCGCGATGGAAAAGTATATGACTACCGCTTACAATATCGCCGTAAATGAAGCCAGCACCGATCCATTGTATCAAACACAGATGAGCATCTTAACAAACCTGCACCGAGCGCAACGTGATTTATACAACGCAATGTCGGCTAAAGGATGGTATAAAACCGATCCCGCCGATGTGCAGAAAGTGAATCAGGCTTTTCAGCAGTTTAACAACTATCACACCCAATTCCCTTACTCGTAA
- a CDS encoding response regulator transcription factor has protein sequence MAQRILLVDDEEKVLEFMEPFLRQEGFQIITAKTGKDALRKAKEQQPSLVVLDWMLPEMSGIEVCRELRKISQMGIIMVTARTEETDKIIGLEVGADDYITKPFSLRELAARIRSVLRRMEGRELKDRPLQRGALTISESQYRVWKGEKEVLLTPTEFKLLVTLALRPGIVYSRLQLLQSALEDDYLNDERTVDAHISRLRKKIEENPSSPVYIQTVYGFGYRFGDRL, from the coding sequence GTGGCACAACGAATATTATTGGTGGATGATGAAGAAAAAGTGCTGGAATTTATGGAGCCATTTTTACGTCAAGAAGGATTTCAAATTATAACGGCTAAAACCGGAAAAGACGCCTTACGAAAAGCGAAAGAACAACAACCTTCCCTCGTTGTGTTGGATTGGATGCTGCCGGAAATGAGCGGAATCGAGGTATGCCGAGAGCTGCGCAAAATCAGCCAGATGGGCATTATTATGGTGACGGCTCGGACGGAAGAAACGGATAAGATTATCGGACTGGAAGTGGGCGCAGATGACTATATCACAAAGCCGTTTTCCTTACGGGAACTGGCTGCCCGCATTCGTTCCGTGTTGCGCCGAATGGAGGGGCGAGAGCTCAAAGATCGTCCACTGCAGCGAGGTGCATTAACGATATCGGAGTCGCAATATCGTGTATGGAAAGGGGAGAAAGAGGTCCTCTTGACTCCGACGGAGTTTAAGCTGTTGGTCACGTTAGCGTTGCGGCCGGGTATCGTCTATAGCCGGCTTCAGCTGTTACAGTCGGCGTTGGAAGATGATTACCTCAATGATGAACGGACAGTGGATGCCCATATCAGCCGTCTTCGCAAAAAAATCGAAGAGAATCCGTCGTCTCCCGTCTACATCCAAACCGTCTATGGCTTTGGATACCGCTTTGGTGACCGCTTATGA
- a CDS encoding GAF domain-containing sensor histidine kinase — MTGNLREREILKTIAETLNRSTDVEKMLQSVLKALLDVTGLTTGWIFLSQGKANYATPAMHGLPPALSWEEGRPMCQGSCYCLVDYWSGELDRAVNVMECKRLDDAVKYEWGDTQGITHHATVPLVAGEERIGLLNVAAPGKERFSEEELSLLQSVAYQIGTAVQKNRLIQAQRRRAELFARLDEASRKIWSVRDAKGLPQQCVAEISTHLGWPFVGCWLLHGDRLTLAAYVSDGRNQSPGITYPAGEWGVVGASFVHQRAARGKRLPHLGEEGRRWQSVAAVPLSAGREYIGVLAIGSPDPNHWGESDLQVLKAVGEHVSLALESARLERERQELTLSRERNRLARDLHDSVNQKLFSLSLTARAAQQLSTEQHELLRESLEDIHTWSHEALREMRTLIWQLRPPGLEEGVVTALKEYGNRLGLTVDMEVTGVATMDRPVEEALWRIGQEALNNVRKHAGVDRVQLSLTVTQDRVWLRVTDRGRGFAVDEDGRLDSMGIISMRERAELIGGHVEVNSRVGEGTEVVAQLPLQVGEEEGER, encoded by the coding sequence ATGACGGGGAACTTGCGGGAGCGGGAAATCTTAAAAACGATCGCCGAAACCTTAAACCGTTCCACCGATGTGGAAAAGATGTTGCAGTCGGTGTTAAAAGCGTTGCTAGATGTGACCGGATTAACCACCGGCTGGATTTTTTTATCCCAGGGAAAAGCGAACTATGCGACACCGGCGATGCACGGATTGCCACCGGCTCTCTCCTGGGAAGAAGGACGTCCCATGTGCCAAGGCTCTTGTTATTGTTTAGTGGATTACTGGAGCGGGGAGCTGGATCGCGCCGTCAATGTCATGGAATGTAAACGTTTGGATGATGCAGTGAAGTATGAGTGGGGTGATACCCAGGGCATTACTCACCATGCCACCGTCCCACTGGTCGCGGGGGAAGAGCGGATCGGCCTTCTTAATGTGGCTGCCCCCGGTAAGGAACGTTTTAGCGAGGAAGAGCTATCCTTACTACAATCAGTTGCCTATCAAATTGGAACCGCTGTCCAAAAAAATCGCTTGATCCAGGCCCAGCGCCGACGGGCGGAGTTGTTTGCCCGCTTGGATGAAGCCAGCCGCAAAATCTGGTCGGTGCGGGATGCGAAAGGATTGCCGCAACAATGTGTGGCGGAGATCAGTACCCATTTGGGTTGGCCTTTTGTCGGCTGCTGGCTTCTCCATGGGGATCGTCTGACTTTGGCAGCATATGTTTCCGACGGCCGTAACCAAAGCCCAGGTATCACTTATCCCGCTGGAGAGTGGGGGGTGGTAGGAGCTTCCTTTGTCCATCAACGGGCTGCACGAGGGAAGCGACTCCCCCACTTGGGGGAAGAGGGACGACGCTGGCAGTCGGTGGCGGCGGTTCCGCTGTCTGCCGGTCGCGAATACATCGGGGTACTGGCAATCGGTAGTCCCGATCCCAACCACTGGGGGGAGAGTGATCTACAAGTGCTAAAAGCGGTAGGTGAACATGTCTCTCTCGCTTTGGAGAGCGCCCGCCTGGAAAGGGAACGGCAAGAATTAACCCTATCCCGAGAACGGAATCGGCTGGCTAGGGATTTGCACGATTCGGTCAATCAGAAGCTCTTTTCTCTATCGCTGACGGCACGTGCGGCACAACAGCTTTCGACGGAGCAACATGAGCTGTTGAGGGAAAGCTTGGAGGATATCCACACCTGGTCGCATGAAGCCCTGCGCGAAATGCGCACGCTGATCTGGCAACTGCGGCCACCAGGTTTAGAAGAGGGGGTGGTCACAGCCCTAAAAGAGTATGGAAATCGCCTCGGGTTAACGGTGGATATGGAAGTCACCGGTGTGGCCACGATGGACCGACCGGTAGAAGAAGCATTGTGGCGAATTGGGCAGGAGGCCTTGAACAATGTGCGAAAGCATGCCGGTGTCGACCGGGTCCAACTGTCGTTGACGGTGACACAGGATCGCGTGTGGTTACGAGTGACGGATCGTGGTCGAGGTTTTGCTGTTGATGAGGATGGCCGTCTTGATTCCATGGGGATTATCAGTATGCGGGAGCGGGCGGAACTCATCGGAGGACATGTGGAAGTGAATAGTCGTGTGGGAGAAGGAACCGAAGTGGTGGCCCAGTTGCCGCTACAGGTCGGAGAAGAGGAGGGGGAACGATGA
- a CDS encoding DUF86 domain-containing protein, with amino-acid sequence MLLLYEVDTARIQAQLAYLERCCQVMDQVQDLPNETAFFAASRAVHIAMECVIDVGSVMIDGFIMRDPGGYEDIIDIMEDERVIPAAGARQLKEWVSLRDRCLRHYTEVSPDELRAVMAEKELFRSFIRWVQQYLERELGRNH; translated from the coding sequence ATGTTACTGTTGTACGAAGTAGATACAGCCAGAATTCAAGCACAATTAGCATATTTGGAGCGCTGTTGCCAGGTGATGGATCAGGTGCAGGACTTGCCGAATGAGACCGCCTTTTTCGCCGCCTCCCGCGCGGTACATATTGCGATGGAATGTGTGATTGATGTGGGAAGTGTAATGATCGATGGGTTTATTATGCGAGATCCCGGTGGATATGAGGATATTATTGATATTATGGAGGATGAGCGGGTAATTCCGGCGGCAGGTGCGCGGCAATTAAAGGAATGGGTGTCGCTGCGCGATCGTTGCCTTCGCCACTATACCGAAGTATCACCGGATGAGCTGAGGGCGGTGATGGCGGAAAAGGAGCTTTTTCGATCTTTTATCCGTTGGGTACAACAGTATTTAGAGCGGGAATTGGGACGCAACCATTGA
- a CDS encoding acyltransferase family protein, with amino-acid sequence MSNPKPDISKNKERDYFFDNVKFLLITLVVIGHAYRPLIGDSSLMKTLYLAIYTFHMPLFILLAGYFAKSFHKDGQNKKVIATILIPYFIFEILYSVYDHLIYRTDQIDISILEPYWLMWFLFSLFLWRLILPYFVNLKYPLATAFVLAILIGYVDDADRYLSLSRTVAFFPFFLLGYYLQRHHFDQLFQRVKRWVAWIGLAAVIPLMYWMDFLAPIDTSWRRWLYFVFPYEDVGHSEWYAGLIRVGLIILALVVSALFLVVVPRGKTFFSEWGARSIYVYLLHGFFIRAYSGLDWYDHISGIALYTSVTVTSVLLAVFLSSKWVMAVTHPLVQPKVHWIFREKRDPRHLNKPKNVVSS; translated from the coding sequence ATGAGCAATCCAAAGCCAGATATAAGTAAAAATAAGGAACGGGATTATTTCTTTGACAATGTCAAATTTCTTTTGATCACCTTGGTGGTGATCGGGCATGCCTATCGTCCTCTCATCGGTGATAGTTCACTGATGAAAACGTTGTATCTGGCAATTTACACCTTTCATATGCCTCTATTCATCCTACTCGCAGGCTATTTCGCAAAAAGCTTCCACAAAGACGGCCAAAATAAAAAAGTGATCGCCACGATTCTTATCCCCTATTTCATCTTTGAAATTTTGTACTCGGTTTATGATCACTTGATTTATCGAACGGACCAGATCGACATCTCCATTTTGGAGCCTTATTGGTTAATGTGGTTCCTGTTCAGCCTATTTTTATGGCGACTCATTTTACCCTATTTCGTCAATCTAAAATATCCCTTGGCCACCGCTTTTGTTTTAGCCATTTTAATCGGTTATGTCGACGACGCTGATCGCTATCTCAGCCTGTCACGTACCGTCGCATTCTTCCCCTTCTTTCTGCTCGGGTATTACCTACAACGGCATCATTTTGACCAGTTATTTCAACGTGTCAAACGGTGGGTTGCCTGGATCGGATTGGCTGCCGTTATTCCCTTGATGTACTGGATGGACTTTCTTGCTCCCATAGACACTAGCTGGCGTCGCTGGTTGTACTTTGTCTTCCCTTACGAAGATGTGGGCCACTCCGAATGGTATGCAGGGTTGATTCGGGTGGGGTTGATTATTCTCGCCTTGGTCGTATCCGCGCTGTTCTTGGTCGTTGTCCCCCGCGGAAAGACGTTTTTCAGCGAATGGGGCGCTCGCTCCATCTATGTATATCTGTTGCACGGTTTCTTCATCCGCGCCTACAGTGGACTGGACTGGTACGATCACATCTCTGGGATTGCTCTATATACCTCGGTAACAGTCACATCCGTCTTGCTTGCCGTCTTTCTCTCATCCAAGTGGGTGATGGCGGTCACTCATCCTCTCGTTCAACCCAAGGTACACTGGATCTTTCGCGAAAAACGGGATCCTCGCCACTTGAACAAACCTAAAAACGTCGTCTCTTCCTAG
- a CDS encoding class I SAM-dependent methyltransferase, whose protein sequence is MPWYEESFGEDYLLVYKHRSRRRADREIEAVVRWLQLKQGTSLLDLCCGTGRHSIPLHRHGFCVTGVDLSPVLLQVAEEEAEGLDISFHQGDMRDLPFQDNQFDGLVNLFTSFGYFADDRENERVLREIARVVKPGGRFVIDYLNHAVVKEGLVPQSERMEEEVVIREKRWTEEGFVKKEIEVEDNEGKRRYLERVKLYTREQMETMMTAAGLVIEKVKGDFDSSDYAEATSPRMIFTGSVKG, encoded by the coding sequence ATGCCTTGGTATGAGGAAAGCTTTGGGGAAGATTATTTACTGGTGTATAAGCACCGTAGCCGACGGAGGGCCGACCGGGAGATTGAGGCGGTTGTGCGCTGGCTGCAATTGAAACAGGGGACTTCGTTGCTTGACTTATGCTGTGGCACTGGTCGTCATTCCATTCCGCTTCACCGGCATGGATTCTGTGTGACGGGAGTAGATCTCTCGCCGGTATTATTGCAGGTGGCGGAGGAAGAAGCAGAGGGATTGGATATCTCTTTTCACCAGGGAGATATGCGGGATCTTCCATTTCAGGATAATCAGTTCGATGGTCTGGTCAATCTGTTTACCTCCTTCGGGTATTTTGCGGATGATCGGGAAAATGAGAGAGTATTGCGCGAAATCGCCCGTGTGGTAAAGCCGGGAGGCCGCTTTGTGATTGACTATCTCAATCATGCGGTTGTAAAAGAGGGGCTGGTTCCCCAGAGTGAGCGTATGGAAGAGGAAGTAGTGATCCGAGAAAAGCGTTGGACTGAAGAAGGCTTTGTCAAAAAAGAGATTGAGGTGGAAGATAACGAAGGGAAGCGGCGTTATCTGGAACGGGTGAAACTTTACACCCGCGAACAGATGGAGACGATGATGACTGCGGCCGGGTTGGTGATAGAGAAGGTAAAAGGGGATTTCGATTCAAGCGATTACGCGGAAGCGACTAGTCCCCGCATGATTTTTACGGGGAGTGTAAAAGGATGA
- a CDS encoding response regulator, whose protein sequence is MIRVLLVDDHPMVLKGLRLFLQTQKDMEIVGEASNGEGALQAVKTERPDVVLMDLSMPVMDGVEATRRIKADHPEVKVIVLTSFSDRDHVLPAIQAGAAGYQLKEIDADALAMTIRAAHLGMTQLHPEAASHLVSQTTHEPDDERSNIQVLTPREREVLQLITAGKSNKEIAAHLSIAEKTVKTHVSSILGKLDLQDRTQAAVYAMKQGWFG, encoded by the coding sequence ATGATCCGGGTGTTGTTGGTGGATGATCATCCAATGGTGCTAAAAGGGTTACGCCTGTTTTTACAGACACAGAAGGATATGGAAATTGTGGGCGAAGCGTCCAACGGAGAGGGAGCACTGCAAGCAGTGAAAACCGAGCGGCCGGATGTCGTGTTGATGGATCTGTCGATGCCGGTGATGGACGGAGTGGAAGCGACGCGTCGTATCAAGGCGGATCATCCGGAGGTGAAAGTGATTGTATTGACCAGCTTTTCCGATCGGGACCACGTACTCCCGGCGATTCAAGCCGGTGCCGCAGGCTACCAGCTCAAAGAGATTGATGCGGATGCGCTAGCCATGACAATTCGGGCAGCTCACTTGGGTATGACCCAGCTTCACCCCGAGGCGGCGAGTCATCTCGTTTCCCAGACGACCCACGAACCGGATGACGAACGATCCAACATACAGGTATTGACACCGCGGGAACGGGAAGTACTGCAACTGATTACGGCCGGTAAAAGCAACAAAGAGATCGCTGCTCACCTTTCTATCGCGGAAAAAACGGTAAAAACCCATGTGAGCAGCATCTTGGGAAAATTGGATCTGCAGGATCGTACCCAGGCGGCGGTATATGCGATGAAACAGGGATGGTTTGGGTGA